One genomic segment of Aliarcobacter cibarius includes these proteins:
- the prmC gene encoding peptide chain release factor N(5)-glutamine methyltransferase, giving the protein MTIKECVRKYTNDLKLVTHIPAKEVEILIMYLLDKNPIWLHLNYNKEFEKEFELKKLVLKRATNYPLEYITKRASFYGEQFIVNEGVLIPRPETEILVENAFNILKEQKDKKLILEIGTGSGIISVMLAVLLKNIKIIAVDINEKALELAKQNAIKFGVLERIDFRYSNLFENVIEDNIFMVVSNPPYIKDSYVLPKNVGFEPKNALFGGVIGDELLKDIIKSTEEKNIPYLLCEMGYDQKNSLEEYFKEFNVEFYSFYKDYENFDRGFTLKFKK; this is encoded by the coding sequence TTGACAATAAAAGAGTGTGTAAGAAAATACACAAATGATTTAAAATTAGTAACTCATATTCCTGCAAAGGAAGTTGAAATACTAATAATGTATTTACTTGATAAAAATCCGATTTGGTTACATTTAAATTATAACAAAGAGTTTGAAAAAGAGTTTGAGCTTAAAAAATTAGTTTTAAAAAGAGCTACAAATTATCCTTTAGAATATATTACAAAAAGAGCTTCTTTTTATGGAGAACAATTTATTGTAAATGAAGGTGTTTTGATACCAAGACCTGAAACTGAAATTTTGGTTGAAAATGCTTTTAATATTTTAAAAGAACAAAAAGATAAAAAATTGATTCTTGAAATTGGAACAGGAAGTGGTATTATATCTGTAATGTTAGCTGTTTTATTAAAAAATATAAAAATAATTGCAGTTGATATAAATGAAAAAGCTTTAGAATTAGCCAAACAAAATGCAATAAAATTTGGTGTTCTTGAAAGAATTGATTTTAGATATAGTAATTTATTTGAAAATGTAATAGAAGATAATATTTTTATGGTAGTTTCAAATCCTCCATATATAAAAGATAGTTATGTTTTACCAAAAAACGTAGGATTTGAACCAAAAAATGCACTTTTTGGTGGAGTTATAGGTGATGAGTTATTAAAGGATATTATAAAAAGTACTGAAGAGAAAAATATACCTTATCTATTGTGTGAAATGGGGTATGACCAGAAAAATAGCTTAGAAGAGTATTTTAAAGAGTTTAATGTAGAATTTTACTCTTTTTATAAAGATTATGAAAATTTCGATAGAGGATTTACTCTAAAATTTAAAAAATAA
- a CDS encoding HobA family DNA replication regulator: MQEFLNWTVDTIREDRLISPWLEEKKFEWTPIVARNITNILDKNYSVIVITDKERDWFLSYILSNINSSKLNRPFLPFYDFRSIFGYIDGVKSDDDITNIKDMLSISFPNGYSFWYIGKSQDNRANIAKISKNSFLWLLDEEKQDAINLKSNDEALDMKLLQMFRLYNKTLSAALFAQINVEN, from the coding sequence TTGCAAGAATTTTTAAATTGGACAGTTGATACAATCAGGGAAGATAGACTTATATCTCCTTGGTTAGAAGAGAAAAAATTTGAATGGACTCCAATAGTTGCTAGAAATATAACAAATATTTTAGATAAAAATTACTCAGTTATCGTGATTACTGACAAAGAGAGAGATTGGTTTCTAAGTTATATTTTATCAAATATAAACTCTTCAAAACTAAATAGACCATTTTTACCATTTTATGATTTTAGATCTATATTTGGATATATAGATGGAGTAAAATCCGATGATGATATTACGAATATAAAAGATATGCTAAGTATTTCATTTCCAAATGGATATAGTTTTTGGTATATAGGGAAAAGTCAAGATAATAGAGCGAATATTGCAAAAATTTCAAAGAACTCTTTTCTTTGGCTACTTGATGAAGAAAAACAAGATGCTATAAATTTAAAATCAAATGATGAAGCTTTAGATATGAAACTACTACAAATGTTTAGATTGTATAATAAAACATTAAGTGCAGCTCTATTTGCTCAAATAAATGTGGAAAATTGA
- a CDS encoding DNA polymerase III subunit delta' → MQDFFFKSHILLVDDIQDTLDKQILLYPKHSTRVIKNEEKDEFQIAQAQTAIKEAYIATSEVKYIFLCGATFRVEAQNALLKILEEPPLNIVFIILTNLKNTLLPTIYSRLPYKNLKIFEIKNESNLNIKKLDLKDIYNFLKDNQKLSKNDAKIIVEEILIKIKNEKIELKEKELEVFSKSIKLLDLNSKPVNVLTLLLLTLFNKKI, encoded by the coding sequence TTGCAAGATTTTTTCTTTAAATCTCATATTTTACTTGTAGATGATATTCAAGATACATTAGATAAACAAATTTTGTTGTATCCAAAACACTCTACAAGAGTTATAAAAAATGAAGAAAAAGATGAATTTCAAATAGCACAAGCTCAAACAGCAATAAAAGAGGCTTACATTGCTACAAGTGAAGTAAAGTATATATTTTTATGTGGAGCAACTTTTAGAGTTGAAGCACAAAATGCTTTACTAAAAATTTTAGAAGAGCCTCCATTAAATATTGTTTTTATTATATTGACAAATTTAAAAAACACCCTACTTCCAACTATATATTCAAGGTTACCTTATAAAAATTTAAAAATTTTTGAAATAAAAAATGAATCGAATTTAAATATAAAAAAATTGGATTTAAAAGATATCTACAATTTTTTAAAAGACAATCAAAAGTTATCTAAAAATGATGCAAAAATTATTGTTGAAGAAATTTTAATAAAAATAAAAAATGAAAAAATTGAGTTAAAAGAGAAAGAATTAGAAGTTTTTTCTAAATCTATAAAACTTTTAGATTTAAATTCAAAACCCGTAAATGTATTGACTCTTCTTCTTTTAACTTTATTTAACAAAAAGATTTAA
- a CDS encoding RNA pyrophosphohydrolase has translation MTDKEEIIKKEKKNFRPNVAAIILSSKYPAKCEIFIASRTDITNAWQFPQGGIDEGESTKEALFRELEEEIGTKDVEIIAEYPTWVSYEFPPVIAQKMYPYDGQKQKYYLVKLKKGAKININTEIPEFSEYKFVPTREIYDYITFFKRTVYKQVLKYFKSEGYI, from the coding sequence ATGACTGATAAAGAAGAGATTATTAAAAAAGAGAAAAAGAATTTTAGACCAAATGTTGCAGCTATTATATTATCATCTAAATATCCAGCTAAGTGTGAAATTTTCATAGCTTCAAGAACTGATATAACTAATGCTTGGCAATTCCCACAAGGTGGAATAGACGAAGGGGAAAGTACTAAAGAAGCATTATTTAGAGAGCTTGAAGAAGAAATTGGTACAAAAGATGTTGAAATAATTGCAGAATATCCAACTTGGGTTTCTTATGAATTTCCTCCAGTAATTGCTCAAAAAATGTACCCTTATGATGGACAAAAACAAAAATACTATTTAGTGAAACTAAAAAAAGGCGCAAAAATAAATATAAACACTGAAATTCCTGAATTTAGTGAATATAAATTTGTACCTACAAGAGAGATTTACGATTATATAACTTTCTTCAAAAGAACTGTTTATAAACAAGTTCTAAAATATTTTAAAAGTGAAGGTTATATTTAA
- the hemW gene encoding radical SAM family heme chaperone HemW, whose translation MLLYIHIPFCDSKCFYCAFNSYTTKFKLKDDYMEALKKQLANNLKRHLINTNKKIETVFIGGGTPSTIKASSYKELFDLIKPYLIENAEITTEANPNSATLSWQQEMFDLGVNRISFGVQSFDEKKLKFLGRAHSSQSAIEAVNNAKKVGFKKINCDIIYGVVNDSFETLKKDFDIVKDLGINHISAYSLIIEENTKFFLDEKSLKKEKKSLKIDDEDLSYEIFDYLAKLGFKQYEIANFATSEEFESKHNYGYWKHREYLGVGAGAVACINNTREYSEKNIEKYIENPLSVEKEELSLEDIKAEKVLLGFRCKFGVEIELLNKNELKRAEDLITEKKLELKDNRIFNNNYLLADELALYILD comes from the coding sequence TTGCTTTTATACATACACATACCTTTTTGCGATAGCAAATGTTTCTATTGTGCTTTTAACTCATATACAACTAAATTTAAGTTAAAAGATGACTATATGGAGGCACTAAAAAAGCAATTAGCTAATAATTTAAAAAGACATTTAATAAATACAAATAAAAAAATCGAAACTGTTTTTATTGGTGGGGGAACTCCTTCTACTATAAAAGCTTCAAGCTACAAAGAGCTTTTTGATTTAATAAAACCGTATTTAATTGAAAATGCTGAAATTACAACTGAAGCGAATCCAAATTCAGCAACTCTTTCTTGGCAACAAGAAATGTTTGATTTAGGAGTAAATCGTATTAGTTTTGGAGTTCAAAGTTTTGATGAAAAAAAACTCAAATTTCTTGGACGTGCTCATAGTAGTCAAAGTGCTATTGAAGCTGTAAATAATGCTAAAAAAGTAGGATTCAAAAAAATCAATTGCGATATCATATATGGTGTTGTAAATGATAGTTTTGAAACTTTAAAAAAAGATTTTGATATAGTAAAAGATCTAGGAATAAATCATATTAGTGCATATTCTTTAATAATAGAAGAAAATACAAAATTCTTTTTGGATGAAAAATCTTTGAAAAAAGAGAAAAAAAGTTTAAAAATAGATGATGAAGATCTTAGTTATGAAATTTTTGATTATTTAGCAAAATTAGGTTTCAAACAATATGAAATAGCAAATTTTGCAACAAGCGAAGAGTTTGAATCAAAGCATAATTACGGTTATTGGAAACATAGAGAATATTTGGGTGTTGGCGCAGGAGCTGTTGCTTGTATAAATAATACAAGAGAATATAGTGAAAAAAACATTGAAAAATATATAGAAAATCCACTTTCAGTTGAAAAAGAGGAGTTAAGTCTTGAAGATATTAAGGCAGAGAAAGTTCTATTAGGATTTAGATGTAAATTTGGAGTAGAAATAGAACTTTTAAATAAAAATGAATTAAAAAGAGCAGAAGATTTAATTACTGAAAAAAAATTAGAGTTAAAAGATAATAGAATTTTTAACAATAATTATTTATTAGCTGATGAATTAGCATTATATATTTTAGATTAA
- a CDS encoding SAM-dependent methyltransferase, translated as MQKLWNKFGDNFFSKIKIGTLEVIYKDKNKKLYGEGKLQEKITLEIKNNRFFTRTILYGDIGFAESYIDKDFETSNLTKLIELALLNAEYLGTTSENEKNKLINLMPVFNKIKHSLRKNSKTNSRKNISAHYDLSNDFYKLMLDETMMYSSAVFSDKNQDLYEAQKNKLEKLSSKLNLKEGSKVLEIGSGWGAMALHLANDKGCDVTTVTLSKEQKKLCEDRFKEHKVEDKIDILLKDYRDLDGTFDAIIAVEMFEAVGREYFHIFFKKCQELLKPNGVLVLQVITMPDQRYEAYSKGTDFIQKYIFPGGHLPSISKILQVTSKHTRLNLNHLEEFTEDYAKTLNIWHENFEKKLDEVKKLGFDEYFIRMWRMYLNYCEAAFKTRNINLHQLVFTRDQNIDLNRGLIA; from the coding sequence ATGCAGAAATTATGGAATAAATTTGGTGATAACTTCTTTTCAAAGATAAAAATAGGAACTTTAGAAGTTATTTATAAAGATAAAAATAAAAAACTTTACGGAGAAGGTAAACTTCAAGAAAAAATCACTTTAGAGATAAAAAATAATAGATTTTTTACAAGAACTATATTATATGGAGATATTGGGTTTGCAGAAAGCTATATTGATAAAGATTTTGAAACATCAAATCTTACAAAACTTATAGAATTAGCTCTTTTAAATGCAGAATATCTTGGAACTACAAGTGAAAATGAAAAAAATAAACTAATAAACCTAATGCCTGTTTTTAATAAAATAAAACATAGTTTACGAAAAAATTCAAAAACAAATTCAAGAAAAAATATATCTGCGCACTATGACTTATCAAATGATTTTTATAAATTAATGCTTGATGAAACTATGATGTATTCAAGTGCAGTTTTTTCGGACAAAAACCAAGATTTATATGAAGCTCAAAAAAATAAATTAGAAAAATTATCATCAAAATTAAATCTAAAAGAGGGCTCTAAAGTTCTAGAAATTGGTTCAGGATGGGGAGCTATGGCACTTCATTTGGCAAATGATAAAGGATGTGATGTTACAACTGTGACTTTAAGTAAAGAGCAAAAAAAACTTTGTGAAGATAGATTTAAAGAACATAAAGTTGAAGATAAAATTGATATCTTACTAAAAGATTACAGAGATTTAGATGGTACTTTTGATGCAATTATAGCTGTTGAGATGTTTGAAGCAGTAGGACGTGAGTATTTTCATATATTCTTTAAAAAGTGCCAAGAGTTATTAAAACCAAATGGAGTTTTAGTACTTCAAGTAATTACAATGCCGGATCAAAGATATGAAGCTTATTCAAAAGGAACAGATTTTATACAAAAGTATATTTTTCCAGGAGGACATCTTCCAAGTATTTCAAAAATTCTTCAAGTTACAAGTAAACATACAAGATTAAATTTAAATCATCTTGAAGAATTTACTGAAGATTATGCAAAAACTTTGAATATTTGGCATGAAAACTTTGAAAAAAAATTAGATGAAGTTAAGAAATTAGGATTTGATGAATATTTTATACGAATGTGGAGAATGTATTTAAACTACTGTGAAGCAGCATTTAAAACAAGAAATATAAATCTTCATCAATTAGTTTTTACAAGAGATCAAAATATAGATTTAAATAGAGGATTAATAGCATGA
- a CDS encoding DUF3833 domain-containing protein — MKSLIFIFLTIILFTGCSSMKIEDFNNTKPEFIPQEYFNGNLKAYGIVKDRSGKITRSFKGTMVGSWDKNGIGTLDEYFVYDDGEEMKRVWTLKPIGNKKFIATANDIIGESPMIANGNTVMIDYIMRVPYKSSTIDLSVQDWLHLQDEKVIINHSKMKKFGFVVGELVITIIKE; from the coding sequence ATGAAAAGTTTAATATTTATTTTTTTAACAATAATTTTATTTACAGGATGTTCAAGTATGAAAATAGAAGATTTTAATAATACAAAACCAGAGTTTATTCCGCAAGAATATTTTAATGGAAATTTAAAAGCTTACGGAATAGTAAAAGATAGAAGTGGGAAAATAACTAGATCATTTAAAGGAACTATGGTTGGTTCATGGGATAAAAATGGTATTGGAACACTAGACGAGTATTTTGTTTATGATGATGGTGAAGAGATGAAAAGAGTTTGGACTCTAAAGCCAATCGGAAATAAAAAATTTATAGCAACAGCAAATGATATTATAGGTGAAAGTCCAATGATAGCAAATGGAAATACTGTTATGATTGATTATATTATGAGAGTGCCATACAAAAGTTCTACAATTGATTTAAGTGTTCAAGATTGGCTTCATTTACAAGATGAAAAAGTTATCATTAACCATTCTAAAATGAAAAAATTTGGATTTGTTGTTGGAGAATTGGTTATTACAATTATAAAAGAGTAG
- the folP gene encoding dihydropteroate synthase, with product MDIYKISLNDANAFLTKLNCDNSGVKIMSKKTKVHTFLIKNMHVGAANILKQDALSIGADLAVPEGVIVARDKHVNVMLIGTIKHIEILSKKELAQPFGLKELAKVLKSFLHEENFPVKIMGVLNANEDSFFKNSRFDNSSASQKIEKMIEDGANIIDIGAVSSRPGSLPVSPEIELDRVKDIAQTIYKNKYYDKVQFSIDSYEPKVINYVLDHGFKIINDITGLENDKVCELVAKYNATAVIMHMQNNQTNMQNDPYYEDVIVEIDNFFKERVEKVKNFGVKDIVLDVGIGFGKSLEHNLLLLKNLEHFKHFGYELLIGASRKSMINMITPTEVIDRLPGTLAIHLESIRYGASIIRCHDVKEHSQAIKVFEAIEKIN from the coding sequence ATGGATATTTATAAAATTTCACTAAATGATGCTAATGCATTTTTAACAAAGCTTAATTGTGATAATAGTGGCGTTAAAATAATGTCTAAAAAAACAAAAGTTCATACTTTCTTAATAAAAAATATGCATGTTGGTGCTGCAAATATTTTAAAACAAGATGCATTATCTATAGGAGCTGATTTAGCTGTTCCAGAAGGTGTTATTGTGGCAAGAGATAAACATGTAAATGTAATGCTTATTGGAACTATAAAACATATTGAAATATTAAGTAAAAAAGAGTTAGCTCAACCTTTTGGATTAAAAGAATTAGCAAAGGTGTTAAAAAGTTTTCTACATGAAGAAAACTTTCCTGTAAAAATAATGGGTGTTTTAAATGCAAATGAAGATTCATTTTTTAAAAATAGTAGATTTGATAATTCATCAGCTTCTCAAAAAATAGAAAAAATGATTGAAGATGGAGCCAATATTATAGATATTGGTGCTGTTTCAAGTAGACCAGGAAGTCTTCCTGTGAGTCCTGAAATTGAATTAGATAGAGTAAAAGATATAGCTCAAACTATTTATAAGAATAAATATTATGATAAAGTTCAATTTTCAATAGATTCATATGAACCAAAAGTTATAAATTATGTTTTAGACCATGGTTTTAAAATAATAAATGATATAACTGGACTAGAAAACGATAAAGTTTGTGAACTTGTAGCAAAATATAATGCAACAGCAGTAATTATGCATATGCAAAATAATCAAACAAATATGCAAAATGATCCATATTATGAAGATGTAATAGTTGAAATTGACAATTTCTTTAAAGAAAGAGTTGAAAAAGTAAAAAATTTTGGTGTAAAAGATATAGTTTTAGATGTTGGAATTGGTTTTGGAAAAAGTTTAGAACACAATCTGCTTCTACTTAAAAATTTAGAACATTTCAAACATTTTGGATATGAACTTTTAATAGGTGCGAGTAGAAAATCAATGATAAATATGATTACTCCTACAGAAGTTATAGATAGGCTTCCAGGAACATTAGCAATTCATTTAGAATCTATTAGATATGGTGCATCAATTATAAGATGTCACGACGTTAAAGAGCATTCTCAAGCTATAAAAGTTTTTGAAGCAATAGAAAAGATTAATTAG
- a CDS encoding DUF1365 domain-containing protein, with protein sequence MKNISNHNIYEGTIYHKRFLPKKHDFKYNFYLLDIDVFDLESLKNRIFSLNKLNFMSLQSSDHFGTSIDFLKNIKELLKKFDLKATSKMRFITLPRVLNFVFNPISVLVLFDEENSPTHILAEVHNYNNGRVVYPVKLEKKNNSYFGVVKKDMYVSPFFKCEGIYAFELKYDENKLFIKIDLYEDEQHKLTAVFNSKSKPYNFKNILKIFLRYMFATFLVVTRTFYHAFRLYIKGLKIYSPRENDKIRRY encoded by the coding sequence ATGAAAAATATATCAAATCACAATATTTATGAAGGAACTATTTATCATAAAAGATTTCTTCCTAAAAAACATGATTTTAAATATAACTTTTATTTATTAGATATTGATGTATTTGATTTAGAAAGTTTGAAAAATAGAATTTTTTCATTAAATAAATTAAATTTTATGAGTTTACAAAGTTCTGACCATTTTGGAACAAGTATTGATTTTTTAAAAAATATAAAAGAACTTTTAAAAAAATTTGATTTAAAAGCTACATCAAAAATGAGATTTATAACACTTCCAAGGGTTTTAAACTTTGTTTTCAATCCAATTAGTGTTTTAGTTTTATTTGATGAAGAAAATTCTCCAACTCATATTTTAGCTGAAGTTCACAACTACAATAATGGTAGGGTTGTTTACCCCGTAAAACTTGAAAAAAAGAATAACTCCTATTTTGGTGTTGTAAAAAAAGATATGTATGTATCACCATTTTTTAAGTGTGAGGGAATTTATGCATTTGAGCTAAAGTATGATGAAAATAAATTATTCATAAAAATAGATTTATATGAAGATGAACAACACAAATTAACAGCGGTTTTTAACTCAAAATCAAAACCTTATAATTTTAAAAATATATTAAAAATATTTCTAAGATATATGTTTGCAACTTTTTTAGTGGTAACTAGAACATTTTATCATGCTTTTAGGTTGTATATAAAGGGTTTAAAAATCTATTCTCCACGAGAAAATGACAAAATAAGGAGGTATTAA
- a CDS encoding hemolysin family protein, protein MLIAAVLLVLLNGFFVLSEFAIVKVRKSKLEEFVKQKKGGASLALKMSNSLDTYLSATQLGITFSSLALGWIGEPALARIIESNFSSYFAGDSVLLHTVSFIIAFALVTFLHVVFGEIVPKSVAIAKAEVMVLYIARPLYLFWIVFYPLIRFFDIVAAFFVRMLGVKAATAHDLAHSEEELRIIVNESFKGGYIDSVESEIIKNAVDFSETIAKEIMTPRKDMICINSEKSFEENIKRVLNSRHTRYPYCHGGKDNITGMIHTRDLLNSALQNNISDFSKLVRPIIMVPENTSISSILTRMNKSRIHLALVVDEYGGTSGLITMDDILEEIIGETTDEHDPKQETIKKIDENTYELDGMVNIEKVEEILDISFDETEFSVTIGGRIISLIGGIPVVGEIIEDENCTYEILEINNNRIKKILCKKNQEVESESKDS, encoded by the coding sequence ATGCTCATAGCAGCAGTACTACTAGTTCTTCTAAATGGTTTTTTCGTTCTATCTGAGTTTGCAATTGTTAAAGTAAGAAAAAGTAAACTTGAAGAGTTTGTTAAACAAAAAAAAGGTGGAGCTTCATTGGCATTAAAAATGTCTAACTCTCTTGATACATATCTAAGTGCTACACAACTTGGTATTACATTTTCTTCTCTTGCATTAGGTTGGATTGGTGAACCTGCATTAGCCAGAATTATTGAATCAAATTTCTCATCATATTTTGCTGGAGATTCTGTTTTATTACATACAGTAAGTTTCATTATTGCTTTTGCTCTTGTGACATTTTTACACGTTGTTTTTGGAGAGATAGTACCAAAGTCAGTTGCTATTGCAAAAGCTGAAGTTATGGTTTTATATATTGCAAGACCATTGTATTTATTCTGGATAGTATTTTATCCTCTTATTAGATTCTTTGATATTGTTGCTGCTTTCTTTGTAAGAATGCTTGGAGTTAAAGCTGCAACTGCTCATGATTTAGCGCACTCTGAGGAAGAACTTAGAATTATTGTAAATGAAAGTTTTAAGGGTGGTTATATTGATTCTGTTGAAAGTGAAATTATAAAAAATGCAGTTGACTTTTCAGAAACTATTGCAAAAGAGATTATGACTCCAAGAAAAGATATGATTTGTATTAACTCTGAGAAAAGTTTTGAAGAAAATATTAAAAGAGTATTAAATTCAAGACATACAAGATATCCATATTGCCATGGTGGAAAAGATAATATAACGGGGATGATTCACACTAGAGATTTACTAAATAGTGCTTTACAAAACAATATAAGTGACTTTTCTAAGCTTGTAAGACCAATTATTATGGTTCCAGAGAATACTTCAATTTCTTCTATCCTTACAAGAATGAATAAAAGTAGAATTCATTTAGCTTTGGTTGTAGATGAGTATGGTGGAACTTCAGGATTGATTACTATGGATGATATCCTTGAAGAAATTATTGGTGAAACGACAGATGAACATGATCCAAAACAAGAAACTATCAAAAAAATAGACGAAAATACTTATGAACTTGATGGTATGGTAAATATTGAAAAAGTAGAAGAAATTTTAGATATAAGTTTCGATGAAACAGAGTTTTCTGTGACTATTGGTGGAAGAATTATAAGTTTAATTGGTGGAATACCTGTTGTTGGTGAAATAATTGAAGACGAAAATTGTACATATGAAATTTTAGAGATAAATAATAATAGAATCAAAAAAATCTTATGTAAAAAAAATCAAGAAGTAGAATCAGAATCTAAAGATTCTTAA
- a CDS encoding aspartate kinase, whose product MLKVLKFGGTSVGALDRIQNVANIIKKIRDEGHDVIAIVSAMSGETNKLIEYAEYYTKTPEPKEMDMLLSAGERVTSALLSIALNNMGYKAISMSGREAGILTDNSHTKARIEKIDTSNMQKALKEGNIIIVAGFQGVTLEGSRVTTLGRGGSDLSAVAIAGAIKADVCEIYTDVDGIYTTDPRIEPKAKKLEKISYDEMLELASLGAKVLQNRSVEMAKKLNVNLVSRSSFTPDVEGTLITNEEEIMEKPIVSGIALDKNQVRVGMYGVIDRPGVASAIFTALADANINVDMIVQTRGLDGTTDLDFTIPTTDLEICKRVMTQFTAEAKNIDYNEAICKVSIVGVGMKSHTGVASKAFTALANENINIRIISTSEIKISMIIDEKYAELAVRALHDAYHLDK is encoded by the coding sequence ATGTTAAAAGTACTTAAATTCGGTGGAACAAGTGTTGGAGCATTAGATAGAATTCAAAATGTTGCAAATATCATTAAAAAAATAAGAGATGAAGGTCATGATGTAATTGCTATTGTTTCAGCTATGAGTGGCGAAACAAATAAATTAATCGAGTATGCTGAATACTATACTAAAACTCCTGAACCAAAAGAGATGGATATGCTTTTAAGCGCTGGAGAAAGAGTAACTTCAGCACTTTTATCAATTGCATTGAATAATATGGGTTATAAGGCTATTTCTATGAGTGGAAGAGAAGCTGGAATTTTAACAGATAATTCTCATACAAAAGCTAGAATAGAAAAAATTGATACATCAAATATGCAAAAAGCCTTAAAAGAAGGTAACATTATTATTGTTGCTGGATTCCAAGGAGTAACGCTTGAAGGTTCTAGAGTTACAACATTAGGTAGAGGTGGAAGTGATTTATCTGCTGTTGCTATTGCAGGAGCTATAAAGGCTGATGTTTGTGAAATTTACACTGATGTTGATGGTATTTATACAACAGACCCAAGAATTGAACCAAAAGCTAAAAAATTAGAAAAAATCTCTTATGACGAAATGTTAGAACTTGCTAGTTTAGGTGCAAAAGTTTTACAAAATAGATCTGTTGAGATGGCAAAAAAGTTAAATGTAAATTTAGTATCAAGAAGTAGCTTTACACCTGATGTAGAGGGAACATTAATTACAAACGAAGAGGAAATTATGGAAAAACCAATAGTAAGTGGAATAGCTTTAGATAAAAATCAAGTTAGAGTTGGAATGTATGGAGTAATTGATAGACCAGGAGTTGCTAGTGCAATTTTTACAGCACTTGCTGATGCAAATATAAATGTTGATATGATTGTTCAAACAAGAGGACTTGATGGAACAACTGATTTAGATTTTACAATTCCTACAACTGATTTAGAGATTTGTAAAAGAGTTATGACTCAATTTACTGCTGAAGCAAAAAATATTGATTACAATGAAGCTATTTGTAAAGTTTCAATAGTTGGTGTTGGTATGAAATCTCATACAGGAGTTGCTTCAAAAGCATTTACAGCATTAGCAAATGAAAATATAAATATAAGAATAATCTCTACAAGCGAAATTAAAATTTCTATGATTATAGATGAAAAATATGCTGAATTAGCTGTAAGAGCACTACACGACGCATATCATTTGGATAAATAA